Genomic DNA from Shouchella patagoniensis:
GGAAGCAAGAGATAAAGACATTTATATCCAATATGAACTTGGACGAACGATAAATGAACTTGCTGAACACTTTTTCCTCTCACAGAAGAGCATTGAACGAATTGTGTATCAACAAAAGCGTCATACAAGCAAGGGGGCTGTCCATCAGGTCATAAAGAAGTGACCTTTTTGGGCTTAGCCCTTTTTTTCTTCACAAATTGAGACGAAGATAGCTAAACAACAAAGCTTTTAAGTCATGCTATATTTACAGGCGCACTTAATATTTTGGACCAGTCCTAGTAGAACATTAGCCATGTTCGTTGAAGATACGGCAGGACATAATTGGACAAATCGAGCAAAAAGACAGAGTAGTGTTGGGGATTGTATGAATAGGGTGAAGATTTGAGAAATCATATCAACGTCAACCTACAAGGTAGGTTGACTTTTTATCTTGTGGAGTGATTGATTGAATTCAAGTTTTTTATATCGTATAATCCAGTTATATCGTCAATTACGATGTAATGAAAAGGAGTGGCTATGTCAAATAATGTTTCTCACTTAAATCAATTATGGACAGATATTTATTATTTATTGCGGTATAAGCACAAAGAAAAAGTGACTCACATAGGTGTAAGAATTATGCAGATCATCGAGAAAGAA
This window encodes:
- a CDS encoding CD3324 family protein, whose translation is MGYIKAERVLPKELLKQIQTYIDGECLYIPRKKQNKKGWGEKTGAKTVLEARDKDIYIQYELGRTINELAEHFFLSQKSIERIVYQQKRHTSKGAVHQVIKK